Proteins encoded in a region of the Gemmatimonadota bacterium genome:
- a CDS encoding nucleotidyl transferase AbiEii/AbiGii toxin family protein — protein MIRKQDILDRAGEWQLRPEVVEKDYILGWLLAGLALSPARDNWVFKGGTCIKKCFFETYRFSEDLDFSLLPDAAYTEDEIRDLLIGITRATHELSGIEFPPDLVEIRARRDKQGQDTFQGRMGYRGPLAFPGYPRVLLDITRYEPVLDPPDARPVFHPYPESLPPELSVATYSFDELLAEKTRALYERARPRDLYDVVYLLENHPEAFDLVHLRELLQAKCEARGLACPSQAEVLAVIQDTEELRSEWGNMLAHQLPMLPDLDAVLARLADLLLWIEAPVAAPAEVALPTVPMAAGATLLAPAGIHYWGTGVPLETVRFAGANRLLIEFDYSGTRRVAEPYSLRRAESTGNLLLYAWEEGAAHIKAFNLDRISDVRATSRSFEPRYRIELSAVGP, from the coding sequence ATGATTCGCAAACAGGACATCCTTGACCGGGCAGGCGAATGGCAGCTCCGGCCCGAGGTGGTGGAGAAGGACTACATCCTGGGCTGGCTGCTTGCCGGCCTGGCATTGTCTCCCGCGCGCGACAATTGGGTTTTCAAGGGCGGCACATGTATCAAGAAGTGTTTCTTCGAGACCTATCGGTTCTCCGAAGACCTGGACTTCTCCCTCCTGCCGGATGCTGCGTACACCGAGGATGAGATCCGGGACTTGCTAATCGGCATCACGCGTGCAACCCATGAGCTGAGCGGCATCGAGTTTCCACCGGACTTGGTGGAGATCCGCGCGCGTCGCGACAAACAAGGTCAGGACACTTTTCAGGGCCGCATGGGCTACCGCGGCCCTTTGGCTTTTCCAGGGTACCCCCGTGTGCTCCTGGACATTACCAGGTATGAGCCGGTGCTCGATCCTCCCGACGCACGGCCCGTGTTCCACCCATACCCGGAGTCGCTGCCGCCGGAACTCAGCGTCGCTACCTACTCGTTCGACGAGCTGCTCGCGGAGAAGACCAGGGCGCTCTACGAAAGGGCCCGCCCACGGGATCTCTATGACGTCGTCTACCTGCTTGAGAACCACCCCGAGGCGTTCGATCTCGTGCATCTGCGCGAGCTGCTTCAGGCGAAGTGCGAAGCCAGAGGGTTAGCGTGCCCTTCCCAGGCCGAGGTGCTTGCCGTTATCCAAGACACGGAAGAGCTCAGGTCGGAATGGGGCAATATGCTGGCGCACCAGTTGCCAATGCTGCCCGACCTGGACGCCGTCCTCGCACGGCTTGCTGACCTTCTGCTCTGGATCGAGGCGCCGGTGGCGGCGCCAGCCGAAGTCGCGCTCCCCACGGTGCCGATGGCCGCCGGCGCGACTCTCCTGGCGCCCGCGGGCATCCACTATTGGGGGACTGGCGTCCCGCTCGAGACCGTCCGCTTCGCAGGGGCCAACCGCCTGCTAATCGAATTCGATTACAGCGGTACACGCCGCGTGGCCGAGCCGTACTCACTGAGGCGGGCGGAGAGCACCGGCAACCTGCTGCTGTACGCCTGGGAAGAGGGAGCCGCCCACATCAAGGCTTTCAACCTGGACAGGATCTCAGATGTGCGTGCAACGAGCAGGAGCTTTGAACCTCGCTACCGGATCGAGCTCTCGGCTGTGGGGCCTTGA